Proteins found in one Haloferax litoreum genomic segment:
- a CDS encoding aminotransferase class IV, translating to MSDDDTVRRYYVDDELVPADEASIPVTDRGFLYGDAAFETLRAYGGGVFHWEAHADRLAETCDVLGMDHGLSDDDLRARIDETLAANGLEEAYVRLSITRGSQPGRLTPAEDVDPRVVVIVEPLPRGGRNSDPVWDGPATVQTVRTRRIPDRAVPARAKTHNYLNGILARVELRVTGADEALMLDSDGYVTEGATSNLFFVADNALCTPSLDGPVLPGITRRVVLDLARQEGIPIRERRFTPDDVRDADEAFLTNSTWELRPIETVDGISVGDGPVTKLLSRLYDDYVERRYYEESRDEGIASE from the coding sequence ACGTCGACGACGAACTCGTTCCGGCGGACGAGGCGTCGATTCCTGTCACGGACCGCGGGTTCCTCTACGGGGACGCAGCATTCGAGACACTCCGTGCATACGGCGGTGGCGTGTTCCACTGGGAGGCCCACGCGGACCGCCTCGCCGAGACGTGCGACGTACTCGGCATGGACCACGGTCTCTCAGACGACGACTTGCGAGCGCGTATCGACGAGACACTCGCAGCCAATGGCCTCGAAGAAGCGTACGTCCGCCTCTCGATTACTCGCGGGTCGCAACCCGGTCGCCTCACCCCCGCCGAAGACGTAGACCCGCGAGTCGTCGTCATCGTCGAACCGCTCCCGCGCGGTGGTCGCAATTCGGACCCTGTCTGGGACGGCCCGGCGACGGTCCAGACGGTCAGGACGCGCCGAATCCCTGACCGGGCCGTCCCCGCACGGGCGAAGACACACAACTACCTCAATGGAATCCTCGCACGCGTCGAACTCCGCGTCACCGGCGCTGACGAAGCGCTCATGCTGGATTCGGATGGGTACGTCACCGAAGGTGCGACGAGCAACCTGTTTTTCGTCGCCGACAACGCCCTCTGCACACCGAGTCTCGACGGTCCCGTCTTGCCGGGTATCACCAGACGAGTCGTCTTGGACCTCGCTCGACAGGAGGGCATCCCGATTCGCGAACGACGCTTCACCCCGGACGACGTGCGCGACGCGGACGAGGCGTTTCTCACGAACTCGACGTGGGAACTCCGCCCCATCGAGACAGTCGATGGCATCTCGGTCGGCGACGGTCCCGTGACGAAATTGCTCTCTCGACTCTACGACGACTACGTGGAGCGACGGTACTACGAGGAGTCGCGCGACGAGGGTATCGCGTCCGAGTAA